One Capsicum annuum cultivar UCD-10X-F1 chromosome 2, UCD10Xv1.1, whole genome shotgun sequence genomic window carries:
- the LOC107861490 gene encoding putative protein TPRXL has translation MARQVIVLAILFVAIAGVASADNSPTSSPSSSPSSTPSAKSPSPSTSTPPTSSPPSPSTNGSSPPTSTPPPPPAAAPAANSSSANAPAAATPKSSPPTSATTPSSSSSTPPSPSPPSPASSPKSSDSSSTPSPSSSPTSSAQSPDDATASPPSPGSVSTSPTTSEAPTADAPSTGSSSDAATFKAVSSVFGVAVAAAFFF, from the coding sequence ATGGCACGTCAAGTTATTGTTTTGGCTATTTTATTCGTTGCTATTGCTGGAGTAGCTTCCGCGGATAATTCACCAACAAGCTCACCATCTTCATCCCCCTCATCAACACCATCAGCAAAATCCCCATCACCATCAACATCAACACCTCCAacatcatcaccaccatcaccatcaacaAATGGATCATCACCACCCACATccacaccaccaccaccaccagcagCTGCACCAGCCGCTAACAGCAGTAGTGCCAATGCACCTGCTGCTGCCACCCCTAAATCATCACCTCCTACTTCGGCAACTaccccatcatcatcatcatcaacaccACCATCtccatcaccaccatcaccagCATCATCTCCTAAATCATCCGACTCCAGCTCTActccctctccttcttcttctccaactTCAAGTGCCCAATCTCCTGATGACGCAACCGCATCACCACCATCTCCCGGCAGTGTTTCTACCTCACCCACCACCTCTGAGGCTCCCACAGCTGATGCACCCTCCACTGGCAGTAGCAGCGACGCCGCCACTTTCAAGGCCGTCTCTTCTGTTTTTGGTGTAGCAGTGGCTGCCGCATTCTTCTTCTAA
- the LOC107860706 gene encoding uncharacterized protein LOC107860706: MKSPKKNDKLISTFTKAERVMFLTKAPNSHPKIWESTNSSKSHLFPLPSKIKIIPKAYNNEDNNSTVSTAGKIKRMVLSQDGRTKLNTLPDREFYAYPRFVTHVDDRFISNLTNLYRKYLRAEFEILDLMSSWVSHLPEEVKYKRVVGHGLNAQELAKNPRLDYFFVKDLNKDQKLEFENCSFDAVLCTVSVQYLQQPEKVLAEVFGILKPGGVFIVSFSNRLFYEKAISAWRDGTGHGRVQLVVQYFQCVEGFTQPEVISKLPTDDDQENKSPLSRIMRLIGLVSASSDPFYAVIAYRNFKPVHE; this comes from the exons ATGAAAAGCccaaagaaaaatgataaattgaTCTCTACGTTCACCAAAGCCGAACGAGTCATGTTTCTCACCAAAGCTCCAAATTCCCATCCCAAAATATGGGAATCCACAAATTCCTCAAAATCACACTTGTTTCCTCTtccatcaaaaatcaaaataattccaAAAGCCTATAATAATGAAGATAACAATTCAACAGTATCAACAGCAGGCAAAATCAAACGTATGGTCCTTAGTCAAGATGGAAGAACCAAACTCAACACTTTACCAGACAGGGAATTTTATGCCTACCCAAGATTTGTCACACACGTTGACGACCGTTTCATTTCCAATTTAACAAATCTTTACAG GAAATATTTGAGGGCTGaatttgagattcttgatcttatgAGCTCATGGGTGAGTCATTTACCAGAGGAAGTCAAGTACAAAAGGGTGGTAGGTCATGGACTTAATGCCCAAGAGCTAGCAAAAAATCCCAGGTTGGATTATTTCTTTGTGAAGGATTTGAATAAAGATCAgaaacttgagtttgaaaattgcAGCTTTGATGCTGTTTTATGTACTGTCAGTGTGCAGTATCTTCAACAGCCTGAGAAG GTATTGGCGGAAGTATTTGGAATTCTAAAACCAGGAGGAGTGTTTATTGTAAGTTTCAGTAACAGACTGTTCTACGAGAAAGCAATTAGTGCATGGAGGGATGGTACAGGGCATGGGAGAGTGCAACTTGTGGTACAATATTTTCAATGTGTTGAAGGATTTACACAGCCAGAAGTAATTAGTAAATTACCAACTGATGATGATCAAGAAAACAAATCACCTTTGAGTAGGATAATGCGGCTTATAGGGTTGGTATCAGCTTCATCTGATCCTTTTTACGCAGTTATTGCTTATAGAAACTTTAAGCCAGTGCATGAATGa
- the LOC107860707 gene encoding probable pectate lyase P18, with amino-acid sequence MSSLFFTFVHLLLLLLLLTPLVMSLQDPELVVQDVHRSINASLTRRNLGYLSCGTGNPIDDCWRCNPNWENNRQQLADCAIGFGKNAMGGRSGRIYVVTDSGDDDPVNPKPGTLRHAVIQDEPLWIIFKRDMVIQLKQELVMNSYKTIDGRGTSVHISGGPCITIHQKTNIIIHGINIHDCKQSGNGNIRDSPHHSGWWDVSDGDGISIFGGKNIWVDHCSLSKCHDGLIDAIHGSTAITISNNYFTHHDKVMLLGHSDSYTQDQGMQVTVAFNHFGEGLVQRMPRCRHGYFHVVNNDYTHWEMYAIGGSAAPTINSQGNRFLAPNEKFLKEVTKHEDAPESEWKRWNWRSEGDLMLNGAYFRQTGAGASSSTYARASSLSARPSSLVGTMTTNAGPINCRKGSRC; translated from the exons ATGTCAAGTCTTTTCTTCACATTTGTccacctcctcctcctcctcctcctcctgaCTCCACTAGTAATGTCACTCCAAGATCCAGAACTTGTCGTGCAAGACGTTCATAG GAGCATCAATGCGTCATTGACGAGGAGGAATTTAGGCTATTTATCATGTGGAACAGGGAATCCAATTGATGATTGCTGGCGATGCAACCCCAATTGGGAGAATAATCGCCAGCAATTAGCTGACTGCGCCATTGGCTTTGGAAAGAACGCAATGGGAGGAAGAAGTGGGCGAATTTACGTGGTCACTGACTCAGGGGACGATGACCCCGTGAACCCAAAACCCGGAACCCTTAGACATGCTGTCATACAGGATGAGCCTTTATGGATCATTTTCAAAAGGGACATGGTCATTCAGCTCAAACAAGAGCTCGTCATGAACTCTTACAAGACCATAGACGGTCGGGGCACTAGCGTTCACATTTCag GTGGTCCGTGCATTACAATCCACCAGAAGACGAACATTATTATACACGGGATTAACATACACGACTGTAAGCAGAGTGGCAACGGCAACATTAGGGACTCACCACACCACTCCGGGTGGTGGGATGTCTCCGATGGAGACGGAATTTCAATTTTCGGAGGGAAGAACATTTGGGTGGACCATTGTTCGTTGTCCAAGTGCCACGATGGTCTAATTGATGCAATTCATGGATCTACAGCAATCACCATTTCTAACAACTATTTTACTCATCATGACAAGGTCATGTTGTTGGGACATAGTGATTCATATACACAGGACCAAGGCATGCAAGTCACAGTTGCTTTTAATCATTTTGGTGAAGGGTTGGTGCAAAGAATGCCAAGGTGTAGACATGGTTACTTCCATGTGGTGAATAATGATTATACACACTGGGAAATGTACGCCATTGGTGGTAGTGCTGCACCTACTATTAATAGCCAAGGCAATAGGTTTCTTGCTCCCAATGAAAAATTCCTAAAAGAG GTGACAAAGCATGAGGATGCACCAGAAAGTGAGTGGAAAAGGTGGAACTGGAGATCAGAAGGTGATTTGATGTTAAATGGAGCCTATTTCAGGCAAACTGGGGCAGGTGCATCATCATCTACTTATGCCAGAGCTTCAAGCTTAAGCGCCAGGCCTTCGTCCTTGGTCGGAACAATGACCACAAACGCTGGTCCTATAAACTGCAGAAAAGGCTCCCGCTGCTAG